A window of Polyodon spathula isolate WHYD16114869_AA chromosome 22, ASM1765450v1, whole genome shotgun sequence contains these coding sequences:
- the LOC121297149 gene encoding protein phosphatase 1F-like, producing the protein MESEAEEARRFLDSFIKEFPTPLGPEDPLPLRPLSSAVSLEEVQGESLELGLRLLQDRNAPQLLSVALTRAAVSEILQSDLSAFHKKQDEEEEEEAVLLEPDPLQRFFFNRLLELCCTWLEELPPLQPGARRFLQTSAHAIRNTRRKMEDRHVAIPEFNMLCGLEDQTERGYFAVFDGHGGVDAAVYAATHLHINLAQQAELLSSPGEALKKSFRQTDDMFLQKAKRERLRSGSTGVAALLSGDWLHIAWLGDSQVMLVRQGQVVSLMEPHKPEREDEKERIEALGGCVAFMGCWRVNGTIAVSRAIGDIDQKPYISGDADGASFQLHGSEDYLLLACDGFFDTVRPLEAAGMVLEHLRESRGVGSRVAERLVSQAKSNGSSDNITVLVVFLKEPGTLLSEAGERPAPL; encoded by the exons ATGGAATCCGAAGCAGAGGAAGCGCGGCGCTTCCTGGACTCGTTTATCAAGGAGTTCCCGACCCCGCTGGGCCCGGAGGACCCCCTGCCCCTGAGGCCCCTTAGCAGCGCTGTGAGCCTGGAGGAGGTGCAGGGGGAGAGCCTGGAGCTGGGGCTGAGGTTACTGCAGGACAG AAATGCTCCCCAGCTTCTCAGCGTGGCCCTGACCAGAGCTGCTGTGAGCGAGATCCTGCAGTCCGACCTCTCCGCTTTTCACAAGAAgcaggacgaggaggaggaggaggaggctgtcT tgcTGGAGCCCGATCCCCTGCAGCGGTTCTTCTTCAACAGGCTGCTGGAGCTGTGCTGTACCTGGCTGGAGGAGCTGCCCCCCCTGCAGCCTGGAGCACGGCGCTTCTTGCAGACCTCTGCCCACGCCATCAGAAACACGCGCCGGAAAATGGAGGACCGGCACGTCGCCATTCCAGAGTTCAACATGCTCTGTGGATTAGAG GACCAGACGGAGCGAGGGTACTTCGCTGTGTTTGACGGTCACGGAGGCGTGGACGCAGCGGTGTACGCAGCGACGCACCTCCACATCAACCTCGCCCAGCAGGCGGAGCTCCTGAGCAGCCCCGGAGAGGCCCTGAAGAAATCCTTCAGACAGACTGATGACATGTTTCTGCAGAAAGCAAAGAGAGAG cGGCTGCGCAGTGGCAGTACGGGCGTGGCCGCTCTGCTCAGCGGGGACTGGCTGCACATCGCCTGGCTCGGGGACTCTCAGGTCATGCTGGTGAGACAGGGGCAGGTCGTCTCCCTGATGGAGCCCCACAAGCCAGAGCGTGAG GACGAGAAGGAGCGGATTGAGGCTCTGGGGGGCTGCGTCGCATTCATGGGATGCTGGAGAGTGAACGGCACCATCGCGGTCTCCAGAGCAATCG GAGACATTGACCAGAAGCCCTACATCTCGGGCGATGCCGACGGCGCCTCCTTCCAGCTCCACGGCTCTGAGGATTACCTGCTCCTGGCCTGCGACGGCTTCTTTGACACTGTGAGGCCCCTGGAGGCAGCAGGGATGGTCCTGGAGCACCTGCGGGAGAGCCGGGGGGTGGGCAGCAGGGTGGCAGAGAGGCTCGTCTCCCAGGCCAAGAGCAACGGCTCCAGCGACAACATCACAGTCCTGGTGGTGTTTCTGAAGGAGCCCGGGACGTTGCTGAGCGAGGCAGGAGAGCGCCCAGCCCCTTTGTAG